A region of Myxococcus stipitatus DSM 14675 DNA encodes the following proteins:
- a CDS encoding S1 family peptidase — protein sequence MSRLFPLALVLCLGALPAAASDSGRPSRADLQRVMEHHRRSVVKILGPRRAATGVFVGTAGQVLTSVESVGEEYVGLSVATVEHAGQALPARVLLANATLKVAVVAAPDGTYPAVPVRLLKEGDSLEGHWLVGVVPGARNRPEKPETAQATRAPAPFYDVPLALPPGSPVFDSDGRLVAVVVQRTRRGCRVLPMGEVKLTLAASDKP from the coding sequence ATGTCCCGCCTGTTCCCGCTCGCCCTCGTCCTCTGCCTTGGTGCCTTGCCCGCCGCCGCGTCGGACTCGGGGCGGCCCTCTCGCGCCGACCTTCAGCGGGTGATGGAGCACCACCGTCGCTCGGTGGTGAAGATCCTCGGGCCCCGGCGCGCCGCGACAGGCGTCTTCGTGGGCACCGCCGGGCAGGTCCTCACCTCCGTGGAGTCCGTGGGCGAGGAGTATGTCGGCCTGAGCGTGGCCACCGTCGAACACGCGGGCCAGGCCCTGCCCGCGCGGGTGTTGCTCGCCAACGCGACGCTCAAGGTCGCCGTCGTCGCCGCTCCGGACGGCACCTACCCCGCGGTGCCGGTGCGGCTGCTCAAGGAAGGCGACAGCCTGGAGGGACACTGGTTGGTGGGGGTCGTCCCCGGCGCTCGCAACCGCCCCGAGAAGCCGGAGACGGCCCAGGCCACTCGCGCCCCGGCGCCCTTCTATGACGTGCCCCTCGCACTGCCTCCTGGCAGCCCCGTGTTCGACTCGGACGGGCGACTGGTGGCGGTGGTGGTGCAGCGCACCCGGCGCGGTTGCAGGGTGCTGCCCATGGGCGAGGTGAAGCTGACCCTCGCCGCCTCGGACAAACCATGA
- the polX gene encoding DNA polymerase/3'-5' exonuclease PolX, which translates to MTAPIVDKATVAQVLRDISLLLQLQGENGFRSRAYDMGADRILGLTQELGPLVSEGRLESLPGIGPALAEKITELVTTGRMTYFEELRAKFPPGLLELMKLPDLGPRKVATLWKELGIGSIDELERAAREGRVRQLKGFGEKSQAKILEGITLFRRAKGERKLLGDVLPIAEALLERVRASPGVVRASLGGSVRRRGETVADVDIIASAADPIPVLDALATSPGVAAVLGKGDSKCSVRMEAGDLQVDLRVLPDEDFATALHHFTGSKAHHIRLRSLAHERGLKISEWGVHRDDGTKLLVTDEAALYALLDMQFVPPELREDNGEVEAALAHKLPTDLVTLEDVLGAVHAHTTWSDGRNTLEEMALAAKALGLKYLTITEHSEAAIYAGGLKVEALQRQWEEIDRVNEKVPEVRLLKGIEVDILESGALDYEDKVLEQLEVVIASIHVRHSMDEDQMTRRVLAALDNPHLHILGHPTGRLMPSREPYPLRMEEVLARAAERGVAVEINGKPARLDIKAEYVRKATQLGVKLVVSCDAHRKEDLANLAFAVATARRGWARKHEILNTLPAERFLAALRARR; encoded by the coding sequence GTGACCGCGCCCATCGTCGACAAAGCCACCGTTGCCCAGGTCCTTCGGGACATCTCCCTGCTCCTCCAGCTCCAAGGAGAAAACGGCTTCCGCTCCCGCGCCTACGACATGGGCGCGGACCGCATCCTCGGCCTCACCCAGGAGCTGGGGCCGCTCGTCTCCGAGGGGCGCCTGGAGAGCCTTCCAGGCATCGGCCCCGCGCTCGCCGAGAAGATCACCGAGCTGGTGACCACCGGACGGATGACCTACTTCGAGGAGCTGCGGGCGAAGTTCCCCCCGGGGCTGCTCGAGCTGATGAAGCTGCCGGACCTCGGCCCGCGCAAGGTCGCCACGCTCTGGAAGGAGCTGGGCATCGGGAGCATCGACGAGCTGGAGCGCGCCGCCCGCGAGGGCCGCGTGCGCCAGCTGAAGGGCTTCGGCGAGAAGTCCCAGGCGAAGATCCTCGAGGGCATCACCCTCTTCCGGCGCGCGAAGGGCGAGCGCAAGCTGCTGGGCGACGTGCTCCCCATCGCAGAGGCCCTGCTCGAGCGCGTGCGCGCCTCGCCCGGCGTCGTGCGCGCGAGCCTGGGTGGCAGCGTGCGCCGCCGAGGTGAGACCGTGGCGGACGTGGACATCATCGCCTCCGCCGCGGACCCCATCCCCGTGCTGGATGCGCTGGCCACCTCGCCCGGCGTCGCCGCCGTGCTGGGCAAGGGCGACAGCAAGTGCTCCGTGCGCATGGAAGCCGGCGACCTCCAGGTGGACCTGCGCGTCCTCCCGGACGAGGACTTCGCCACTGCCCTGCACCACTTCACCGGCTCCAAGGCCCACCACATCCGACTGCGAAGCCTGGCCCACGAGCGAGGCCTGAAGATCTCCGAGTGGGGCGTCCACCGCGACGACGGCACCAAGCTCCTCGTGACGGATGAGGCCGCGCTCTACGCGCTGCTCGACATGCAGTTCGTCCCGCCGGAGCTGCGCGAGGACAACGGCGAAGTGGAGGCGGCACTCGCGCACAAGCTGCCCACGGACCTGGTCACCCTGGAGGACGTGCTCGGCGCCGTCCACGCGCACACCACGTGGTCCGATGGCAGGAACACGCTGGAGGAGATGGCGCTCGCCGCGAAGGCGCTCGGCCTGAAGTACCTCACCATCACCGAGCACAGCGAGGCGGCCATCTACGCGGGGGGCCTCAAGGTGGAGGCCCTCCAGCGGCAGTGGGAGGAGATCGACCGCGTCAACGAGAAGGTGCCCGAGGTCCGGCTCCTCAAGGGCATCGAGGTCGACATCCTCGAGTCCGGAGCGCTCGACTACGAGGACAAGGTGCTGGAGCAGTTGGAGGTCGTCATCGCCTCCATCCACGTGCGGCACAGCATGGACGAGGACCAGATGACCCGGCGCGTGCTCGCCGCGCTGGACAATCCGCACCTGCACATCCTGGGGCATCCCACCGGACGGCTCATGCCGAGCCGTGAACCCTACCCCCTGCGCATGGAGGAGGTGCTCGCACGCGCCGCCGAGCGCGGTGTCGCGGTGGAGATCAACGGCAAGCCCGCACGGCTCGACATCAAGGCCGAGTACGTCCGGAAGGCGACCCAGCTCGGCGTGAAGCTGGTGGTCAGCTGTGACGCACACCGCAAGGAGGACCTGGCCAACCTGGCCTTCGCGGTGGCCACCGCGCGACGAGGCTGGGCACGCAAGCACGAGATTCTGAACACCCTGCCCGCGGAGCGCTTCCTCGCGGCACTGCGCGCTCGGCGGTGA
- a CDS encoding Rieske (2Fe-2S) protein, with translation MTKIKLGPADFAEKEMRGYEVGKRNVCIAKIHGRYKGLDDWCNHAGCLLSGGRIEDNMVVCPCHEVGFDMDTGRNETSPGVCDDQPTVTVEVQDGALIVDLP, from the coding sequence ATGACGAAGATCAAGCTCGGACCGGCGGACTTCGCCGAGAAGGAAATGCGCGGCTACGAAGTGGGCAAGCGCAACGTCTGCATCGCGAAGATTCACGGCCGATACAAGGGCCTTGATGATTGGTGCAACCACGCGGGGTGTCTGCTCTCCGGCGGTCGCATCGAGGACAACATGGTTGTCTGCCCGTGTCATGAGGTCGGGTTCGACATGGATACTGGCCGGAACGAGACCTCCCCAGGGGTCTGTGATGACCAGCCGACAGTGACGGTTGAGGTCCAGGACGGGGCCCTTATCGTCGACCTTCCCTAG
- a CDS encoding MogA/MoaB family molybdenum cofactor biosynthesis protein, producing the protein MHVSAFVVTCSDSRDAARDGSGKVLRDGLESAGHNIAGYVVVKDDPEAIRGAVAAAQAAGARALLFTGGTGIGRRDTTVETLRALFEKELPGFGELFRMLSYRQIGSAAMMSRATAGTYQGMIIFALPGSPQAARLALDALILPELGHAVRELTR; encoded by the coding sequence GTGCACGTCAGTGCGTTCGTGGTGACGTGCTCGGACAGCCGTGACGCCGCGCGTGATGGGAGTGGCAAGGTCCTTCGGGACGGGCTGGAGTCCGCCGGGCACAACATCGCGGGCTATGTCGTCGTGAAGGACGACCCGGAGGCGATTCGCGGCGCGGTCGCCGCGGCCCAGGCCGCGGGGGCTCGGGCACTGCTCTTCACGGGGGGCACGGGCATCGGCCGGCGAGACACCACCGTGGAGACGCTCCGAGCCCTGTTCGAGAAGGAACTGCCTGGCTTCGGCGAGCTGTTCCGGATGTTGTCGTACCGCCAGATCGGGAGCGCGGCGATGATGTCGCGAGCGACCGCGGGCACGTATCAAGGGATGATCATCTTCGCGCTGCCAGGCTCACCCCAGGCCGCGCGCCTCGCGCTCGACGCTCTCATCCTCCCAGAACTGGGTCACGCGGTCCGCGAGCTCACGCGCTAG
- a CDS encoding M20/M25/M40 family metallo-hydrolase yields MHMKRLASLVMMVGCVSAYAKAPEREVWITLGSDALSEVNAAFIVAGAKTPSLAGQKGGVVALKIPESQIDRVSRVMHDKLNRCGGFLYHDTEAQALAELSAGGAALVPSSLAVNYTLDNAPVVNTLISGMAESNILASITHLSSYATRYYTSTTGVQAANWIKSQWEGYAGPRAQTGGDVTVELFTHAAFAQPSVILTIQGTTTPSEIVVLGGHLDSTNLSGGGAPGADDDASGIATLSEVIRVAMATGYKPAKTVKFMAYAAEEVGLRGSKEIADSHKNSGANVIGVLQLDMTNYKGSTVDIALMTDFTNAAQNAFVGNLINTYVSGVTWTNSSCGYGCSDHASWNSAGFAASMPFEALMGQHNSAIHSADDTLARSNNTATHALKFAKMAGAYVAELAKGTATLSDSVPPTVALTAPADGASVTGTVTLTANASDNTGVGRVDFLVDGNVVGTDSTSPYAASWNSAAVANGSHTVVAKAYDLIGNNATSTAATVTSSNASSNAIFDTVLRAPRCSNVSNQCDSTTLLNGRAGLGPEQNAPNTINNSCADGVSGAYHADESNDRIKVSTVSGAAFAPGEVVRVEATVWVFAIRPDKLDLYYTANANSPVWTKIATLSATATGQQTLSATYTLPAGQLQAVRARFRYNGSAAPCGTTSYDDHDDLVFAVNP; encoded by the coding sequence ATGCACATGAAGCGACTGGCTTCGTTGGTGATGATGGTCGGTTGTGTCTCGGCGTACGCGAAGGCGCCGGAGCGAGAGGTGTGGATCACCCTCGGCTCCGATGCCCTGTCGGAGGTGAACGCCGCGTTCATCGTCGCGGGGGCGAAGACGCCGTCGCTCGCGGGGCAGAAGGGCGGAGTGGTCGCGCTCAAGATTCCCGAGTCTCAAATCGACCGGGTCTCGCGGGTCATGCACGACAAGCTCAACCGCTGTGGTGGCTTCCTCTACCACGACACGGAGGCCCAGGCCCTGGCGGAGCTGTCCGCGGGGGGCGCGGCGCTGGTCCCCAGCTCGCTGGCGGTGAACTACACGCTCGACAACGCCCCGGTGGTCAACACGCTGATCTCCGGCATGGCCGAGTCCAACATCCTGGCCAGCATCACCCACCTCTCCAGCTACGCGACGCGCTACTACACCTCCACCACGGGTGTGCAGGCGGCCAACTGGATCAAGAGCCAGTGGGAAGGCTACGCGGGCCCGCGCGCGCAGACCGGCGGCGACGTCACCGTGGAGCTGTTCACTCACGCCGCGTTCGCGCAGCCGTCCGTCATCCTCACCATCCAGGGCACCACCACCCCCTCGGAGATTGTCGTCCTGGGCGGCCACCTGGACTCCACCAACCTCTCGGGCGGCGGAGCCCCGGGCGCGGATGACGACGCGTCCGGTATCGCCACCCTGTCCGAGGTCATCCGCGTCGCCATGGCCACCGGCTACAAGCCGGCCAAGACGGTGAAGTTCATGGCCTACGCCGCCGAGGAAGTGGGTCTGCGCGGCTCCAAGGAGATCGCCGACTCGCACAAGAACTCGGGGGCCAACGTCATCGGCGTGCTCCAGCTGGACATGACGAACTACAAGGGCTCCACCGTCGACATCGCGCTGATGACGGACTTCACCAACGCGGCGCAGAACGCCTTCGTCGGTAACCTCATCAACACGTACGTCTCGGGTGTGACCTGGACGAACTCCTCGTGTGGTTACGGCTGCTCGGACCACGCGTCGTGGAACAGCGCGGGCTTCGCCGCGTCCATGCCCTTCGAGGCGCTGATGGGCCAGCACAACTCCGCCATCCACTCGGCTGATGACACCCTGGCGCGCAGCAACAACACCGCGACGCACGCGCTCAAGTTCGCGAAGATGGCGGGCGCGTACGTGGCGGAGCTGGCCAAGGGCACCGCGACGCTCTCCGACAGCGTGCCGCCCACCGTGGCGCTGACGGCGCCTGCGGATGGCGCCTCCGTGACGGGCACCGTCACGCTGACCGCCAACGCGTCCGACAACACCGGCGTCGGCCGCGTGGACTTCCTGGTGGACGGCAACGTCGTGGGCACGGACAGCACGTCTCCGTATGCGGCGTCGTGGAACTCGGCGGCGGTCGCCAATGGCAGCCACACCGTGGTCGCGAAGGCGTATGACCTCATCGGCAACAACGCCACCAGCACCGCCGCGACGGTGACGAGCAGCAACGCCAGCAGCAACGCCATCTTCGACACGGTGCTGCGCGCCCCGCGCTGCTCCAACGTGTCCAACCAGTGTGACTCCACCACGCTGCTCAACGGCCGCGCGGGCCTGGGGCCCGAGCAGAACGCCCCCAACACCATCAACAACTCGTGCGCGGACGGCGTCTCCGGCGCGTACCACGCCGACGAGTCCAACGACCGCATCAAGGTCTCCACGGTGAGCGGCGCGGCCTTCGCTCCGGGCGAGGTGGTGCGAGTCGAGGCCACTGTCTGGGTCTTCGCCATCCGCCCGGACAAGCTGGACCTCTACTACACGGCCAACGCCAACAGCCCGGTGTGGACGAAGATCGCCACGCTGTCCGCGACGGCGACGGGCCAGCAGACGCTGTCGGCCACGTACACGCTGCCCGCCGGCCAGCTGCAGGCCGTGCGCGCCCGCTTCCGCTACAACGGCAGCGCCGCGCCGTGCGGCACCACGTCGTACGACGACCACGACGACCTGGTGTTCGCGGTCAACCCGTAG
- a CDS encoding TIGR02757 family protein — MTRRSKPSPGPSPQAVASLRARLDAFLAATDARARIGFDPVEFPHRYQDPRDIEVSALLAAALAYGRADLFRPKVDSLLSRMGASPAAFVRELDVQGAKALLEGFVYRFNVGTDVAVLLLGMGRALREHGALETLFLQGLTAEGGMHAALSAFTTALRRVPMAPLRAAMGPERGLHHLLPSPLGPGAAKRLNLFLRWMVRGPDAVDFGIWKQVSPSALVIPLDTHIGRISGHLGFTRRTDLTWRTAEEVTASLRALDAGDPVRYDFALCHYGMSGACPSTPVAENCERCALLPACRVGPGVVAAATRRVSKASRPRGA; from the coding sequence GTGACACGCCGTTCGAAGCCGTCCCCAGGACCGAGCCCCCAGGCAGTCGCCTCCCTGCGCGCCCGGCTCGATGCGTTCCTGGCGGCCACGGATGCTCGAGCCCGCATCGGCTTCGACCCCGTGGAGTTCCCCCACCGCTACCAGGACCCTCGCGACATCGAGGTGAGCGCGCTGCTCGCCGCCGCGCTGGCCTATGGGCGCGCGGACCTGTTCCGCCCCAAGGTGGATTCGCTGTTGAGCCGGATGGGCGCCTCGCCCGCCGCGTTCGTCCGTGAGCTGGATGTCCAAGGGGCCAAGGCCTTGTTGGAGGGCTTCGTCTATCGCTTCAACGTGGGCACCGATGTCGCGGTGCTCCTGTTGGGCATGGGGCGCGCGCTGCGGGAGCATGGTGCGCTGGAGACCCTCTTCCTCCAAGGTCTCACCGCGGAAGGGGGGATGCATGCCGCGCTGAGTGCGTTCACCACCGCGCTGCGGCGCGTCCCCATGGCGCCGCTGCGCGCCGCGATGGGGCCGGAGCGGGGGCTGCACCACCTGTTGCCTTCGCCCCTGGGGCCGGGCGCGGCCAAGCGCTTGAACCTCTTCCTGCGGTGGATGGTGCGTGGCCCGGACGCGGTGGACTTCGGCATCTGGAAGCAGGTGTCCCCGTCCGCGCTGGTGATTCCGTTGGACACGCACATCGGGCGCATCTCCGGGCACCTGGGCTTCACGCGACGCACGGACTTGACGTGGCGCACGGCGGAAGAGGTGACGGCCTCGCTGCGCGCGCTCGATGCGGGAGACCCTGTCCGCTACGACTTCGCTCTGTGTCACTATGGAATGAGCGGTGCGTGTCCCTCGACGCCTGTCGCGGAGAACTGCGAGCGGTGCGCGCTGCTGCCCGCCTGTCGAGTGGGACCTGGCGTGGTGGCGGCGGCGACCCGACGGGTCTCCAAAGCCTCGCGACCCCGGGGTGCCTGA